The following are encoded in a window of Haloarcula halophila genomic DNA:
- a CDS encoding CbiX/SirB N-terminal domain-containing protein encodes MKPALVIAAHGSHLNAESSTPTFSHADTIRATGAFSEVRESFWKEEPAFREGLRTVDAEEVYLVPLFVSEGYFTEQVIPREFRLEGWDPDLWESDGTSASDASLTAGDTGQTVHYCGPVGTHDSMSDVIVQRAKSVTGDPDVGEGFGLAVVGHGTERNENSAKAIEYHADRIREMDRFDEVQALFMDEDPEVDDVTDFFESEDIVVVPLFIADGYHTQEDIPEDMGLCEDYREGYDVPTEVDGHDIWYAGAVGTEPLMADVVLERAADAGADVSGAIDQVRDRTRGADPATGD; translated from the coding sequence ATGAAGCCAGCGCTCGTCATCGCGGCCCACGGGTCGCATCTCAACGCCGAGTCGAGCACCCCGACGTTCAGCCACGCCGATACGATCCGCGCGACCGGCGCGTTCAGCGAGGTCCGCGAGTCCTTCTGGAAGGAGGAACCGGCCTTCCGGGAGGGGCTGCGGACCGTCGACGCCGAGGAAGTGTATCTGGTTCCCCTGTTCGTCTCGGAGGGGTATTTCACCGAGCAGGTCATCCCCCGGGAGTTCCGCCTGGAGGGGTGGGACCCCGACCTCTGGGAGTCGGACGGCACCAGCGCGAGCGACGCGAGCCTGACCGCCGGCGACACCGGGCAGACGGTCCACTACTGTGGTCCGGTCGGGACCCACGACTCGATGAGCGATGTCATCGTCCAGCGCGCCAAGTCCGTCACCGGCGACCCGGACGTGGGCGAGGGGTTCGGCCTCGCGGTGGTCGGCCACGGCACCGAACGCAACGAGAACTCCGCGAAGGCGATCGAATACCACGCCGACCGCATCCGGGAGATGGACCGTTTCGACGAGGTGCAGGCGCTGTTCATGGACGAGGACCCCGAGGTCGACGACGTGACCGACTTCTTCGAATCGGAGGATATCGTCGTGGTCCCGCTGTTCATCGCCGACGGCTACCACACCCAAGAGGACATCCCCGAGGACATGGGGCTCTGTGAGGACTACCGCGAGGGGTACGACGTGCCGACCGAGGTCGACGGCCACGATATCTGGTACGCCGGTGCCGTCGGCACCGAACCGCTGATGGCGGACGTAGTGTTGGAGCGGGCCGCCGACGCCGGCGCGGACGTCTCGGGCGCGATCGATCAGGTCCGGGACCGGACCCGCGGTGCCGACCCCGCGACCGGGGACTGA
- a CDS encoding DUF7524 family protein, translating into MPDPLPIHINREEIHGLEVPADYESTGGFDIRLINHGEPTHVHLHLDSDLSSVASLAATNHYVDREGDRLVRVEVTGDGSVRGNLKVVSGYGAQTRLVDVALVEPDETEETVEVGDDLSTPAPKPEPDSPELPGSIGTLPVMVLATVALLTALGAVAVFQNTAVFVGAAVVVVGVLVALYSLLA; encoded by the coding sequence GTGCCCGATCCGTTGCCGATCCACATCAACCGCGAGGAGATCCACGGGCTGGAGGTCCCGGCGGACTACGAGTCGACGGGTGGGTTCGACATCCGGCTGATCAACCACGGCGAGCCAACCCACGTCCATCTCCACCTCGACAGTGACCTCTCGTCGGTTGCGTCGCTGGCCGCGACGAACCACTACGTCGACCGCGAGGGGGACCGGCTCGTTCGCGTCGAGGTGACCGGCGACGGGTCGGTTCGGGGGAACCTCAAGGTCGTCAGTGGCTACGGCGCACAGACCCGTCTGGTCGATGTCGCGCTCGTCGAGCCCGACGAGACGGAGGAGACCGTCGAGGTGGGGGACGACCTCTCGACACCGGCACCGAAACCCGAGCCGGACTCCCCGGAGCTCCCGGGCTCGATCGGGACGCTCCCGGTGATGGTGCTGGCGACGGTCGCGTTGCTCACTGCGCTGGGTGCCGTCGCCGTGTTCCAGAACACCGCCGTCTTCGTCGGCGCCGCGGTCGTCGTCGTCGGCGTGTTGGTCGCGCTGTACAGCCTGCTGGCTTAG
- a CDS encoding adenylosuccinate synthase yields MTVTIVGSQLGDEGKGGIVDLYGDDADVVARYQGGDNAGHTVVHEGEEYKLSLVPSGAIRGKVGVLGNGCVVNPRTLFDEIDTLQDRGLDPDVRVAERAHVILPYHRILDGIEEEIKSEDDDEIGTTGRGIGPTYEDKAGRRGVRVGDLLDPDVLRERLEYVVPQKRAVVEDVYGLDIEELEDPDAFDVDALFEEFREFGRRFEAEEMTVNAGAFLAAAREEGQNVMIEGAQGTIIDIDHGNYPYVTSSNPTAGGAATGTGLSPGVVGGGEVVGIVKAYLTRVGSGPLPTELGGVAGDTPGYDEQGEGENEELATYIREEGGEYGTVTGRPRRVGWLDMPMLRHAARVSGFTGLALNHLDVLAGLDEVKVGHTYTLDGEELAAMPATTEQWSRCEANFRTFEGWPEVDWAGVAAEGYEALPENAKGYVEYIEAELDTPVYAIGVGPGRGETIVREHPF; encoded by the coding sequence ATGACCGTAACCATCGTCGGCTCGCAACTCGGCGACGAGGGGAAAGGCGGCATCGTCGACCTGTACGGTGACGACGCGGACGTCGTCGCGCGCTACCAGGGCGGCGACAACGCCGGCCACACCGTCGTCCACGAGGGCGAGGAGTACAAGCTCTCGCTCGTGCCGAGTGGAGCCATCCGCGGCAAGGTCGGCGTACTCGGCAACGGGTGCGTCGTCAACCCGCGGACGCTGTTCGACGAGATCGACACGCTACAGGACCGCGGCCTCGACCCCGACGTGCGCGTCGCCGAACGTGCTCACGTCATCCTCCCCTACCACCGTATCCTCGACGGTATCGAGGAGGAGATCAAGAGCGAAGACGACGACGAGATCGGGACGACCGGCCGCGGGATCGGCCCGACCTACGAGGACAAGGCCGGCCGGCGCGGGGTCCGGGTGGGCGACCTGCTCGATCCCGACGTGCTCCGTGAACGACTGGAGTACGTCGTCCCGCAGAAACGCGCGGTCGTCGAGGACGTCTACGGGCTCGACATCGAGGAGTTAGAGGACCCCGACGCGTTCGACGTCGACGCGCTGTTCGAGGAGTTCCGCGAGTTCGGCCGTCGCTTCGAGGCGGAGGAGATGACTGTCAACGCCGGGGCCTTCCTCGCTGCGGCCAGAGAGGAGGGTCAGAACGTCATGATCGAAGGCGCACAGGGGACCATCATCGACATCGACCACGGCAACTACCCCTACGTCACCTCCTCGAACCCGACCGCGGGCGGCGCGGCGACCGGGACGGGCCTGAGCCCCGGCGTCGTCGGTGGCGGGGAAGTCGTCGGTATCGTCAAGGCCTACCTCACCCGCGTCGGGAGCGGCCCGCTTCCGACTGAACTGGGCGGTGTCGCCGGCGACACGCCCGGCTACGACGAACAGGGCGAGGGCGAGAACGAGGAGCTGGCGACCTACATCCGCGAGGAGGGCGGCGAGTACGGCACCGTCACCGGCCGACCGCGCCGTGTCGGCTGGCTCGACATGCCGATGTTGCGCCACGCCGCGAGAGTCTCCGGGTTCACCGGGCTCGCACTCAACCACCTGGACGTACTCGCCGGACTGGACGAGGTGAAGGTCGGGCACACGTACACGCTCGACGGCGAGGAACTCGCCGCGATGCCCGCCACTACCGAGCAATGGAGTCGCTGTGAGGCGAACTTCCGGACCTTCGAGGGGTGGCCCGAGGTCGACTGGGCCGGGGTCGCCGCCGAGGGGTACGAAGCGCTTCCCGAGAACGCGAAGGGCTACGTCGAATACATCGAGGCCGAACTCGACACGCCGGTGTACGCGATCGGTGTCGGCCCCGGTCGTGGCGAGACCATCGTCCGCGAACACCCCTTCTGA
- the cysS gene encoding cysteine--tRNA ligase, with protein MTLRVTNTLTGEKERFEPSDPDSVLLYYCGLTTSDPPHLGHARGWVHVDVMCRWLEQVGYDVRHVENFTDVNEKIVARVGEDGDSEADVARHYVRQVIEDMRSLNLDRAEVYPRVSEHVPEIVDLVERLVEGGHAYEANGSVYFDVTSFEAYGELSNQTVEDIEAQGTDAESEKRHPADFALWKAGGVGPEDIAEHRHPEADPAEEACETAQTWDSPWGEGRPGWHIECSAMSMTHLDETIDVHVGGQDLVFPHHENEIAQSEAATGQQFANYWLHVRLLETDDEKMSSSLGNYFTVSEAVAEFGPDVLRTFLLSTAYTSRATYSDETITEAQERWDRLERGYERAVEACDSVDAYATVTDETLRSAVETATDAFAAAMNDDFNTREATTALLDLTAAVNTHVDDHEAYDYRGLRQAIAAFETFGGEVLGLGFGTEQDSDVTVAGDLVELVLNVREQERAAGNYERADELRDELEAIGVEVQDTDDGPTYRL; from the coding sequence ATGACGCTTCGCGTGACGAACACGCTGACCGGCGAGAAAGAACGCTTCGAACCGTCGGACCCCGACTCTGTCTTGCTCTACTACTGCGGACTGACGACTTCGGACCCACCTCACCTGGGCCACGCCCGCGGCTGGGTCCACGTCGACGTGATGTGTCGCTGGCTGGAGCAGGTCGGCTACGACGTCCGCCACGTCGAGAACTTCACCGACGTCAACGAGAAGATCGTCGCCCGAGTCGGCGAGGACGGCGACAGCGAGGCCGACGTGGCACGCCACTACGTCCGGCAGGTCATCGAGGACATGCGCTCGCTGAACCTCGACCGGGCCGAGGTCTACCCGCGCGTCTCCGAACACGTCCCCGAGATCGTCGACCTGGTCGAACGCCTCGTCGAGGGCGGCCACGCCTACGAGGCCAACGGGTCGGTGTACTTCGACGTGACGAGTTTCGAGGCGTACGGCGAACTCTCGAACCAGACTGTCGAGGACATCGAGGCACAGGGGACCGACGCCGAGTCCGAGAAGCGCCACCCGGCGGATTTCGCCCTCTGGAAGGCCGGCGGCGTCGGCCCCGAGGATATCGCCGAGCACCGACACCCCGAAGCCGACCCCGCCGAGGAGGCCTGCGAGACCGCCCAGACGTGGGATTCCCCCTGGGGCGAAGGGCGTCCAGGCTGGCACATCGAGTGTTCGGCGATGTCGATGACCCACCTCGACGAGACCATCGACGTCCACGTCGGGGGCCAGGACCTCGTCTTCCCCCACCACGAGAACGAGATCGCCCAGAGCGAGGCCGCGACCGGCCAGCAGTTCGCCAACTACTGGCTCCACGTCCGCCTGCTGGAGACCGACGACGAGAAGATGTCCTCCTCGCTGGGGAACTATTTCACCGTCAGCGAGGCCGTCGCGGAGTTCGGTCCCGACGTACTCCGGACCTTCCTGCTGTCGACGGCGTACACCTCGCGGGCCACCTACAGCGACGAGACTATCACGGAGGCCCAGGAACGCTGGGACCGACTGGAACGGGGCTACGAGCGGGCCGTCGAGGCCTGTGACAGCGTCGACGCCTACGCGACGGTCACCGACGAGACGCTGCGGTCGGCGGTCGAGACGGCTACCGACGCGTTCGCCGCGGCGATGAACGACGACTTCAACACCCGGGAGGCGACGACTGCCCTGCTGGACCTGACGGCGGCGGTCAACACTCACGTCGACGACCACGAGGCATACGACTACCGGGGACTCCGGCAAGCTATCGCGGCCTTTGAGACGTTCGGCGGCGAGGTGCTTGGACTCGGGTTCGGGACCGAGCAGGACAGCGACGTCACTGTCGCCGGCGACCTCGTGGAACTCGTCTTGAACGTCCGCGAACAGGAGCGGGCGGCCGGCAACTACGAGCGCGCCGACGAACTCCGTGACGAACTCGAAGCAATCGGTGTGGAAGTTCAGGACACCGACGACGGACCGACCTACCGGCTGTAA
- a CDS encoding methytransferase partner Trm112, which produces MKEDLMEIICCPLDKHDLELDVDERDGEEILAGTLVCTECGERFPIEDGIPNLLPPDMRDEAPA; this is translated from the coding sequence ATGAAAGAGGATCTGATGGAGATCATCTGCTGTCCGCTCGACAAGCACGACCTCGAACTCGATGTCGACGAGCGGGACGGCGAGGAGATCCTGGCCGGGACGCTGGTCTGTACCGAGTGTGGCGAGCGGTTCCCGATCGAGGACGGTATCCCGAACCTGCTGCCGCCGGATATGCGCGACGAAGCACCGGCCTGA
- a CDS encoding group I truncated hemoglobin, producing MSETLYDRLGGADGIEAVVEDFYDRVLDDDSLVEYFADTDMAELREHQREFITMVTGGPTEYDGADMRTAHAHLDLDGADFAAVAGHLDDALAAAGVADEDREAVLSAVADLEDDVLNR from the coding sequence ATGAGCGAGACGCTCTACGACCGACTCGGCGGTGCCGATGGGATCGAAGCCGTCGTCGAGGACTTCTACGACCGGGTGCTCGACGACGACTCGCTCGTCGAGTACTTCGCGGACACCGACATGGCCGAACTCCGCGAGCACCAGCGGGAGTTCATCACGATGGTAACCGGCGGCCCGACCGAGTACGACGGCGCGGACATGCGAACCGCACACGCGCACCTCGACCTCGACGGAGCCGACTTCGCGGCCGTCGCCGGCCACCTCGACGACGCGCTGGCGGCAGCGGGCGTCGCGGACGAGGACAGAGAGGCGGTGCTATCGGCGGTCGCCGACCTCGAAGACGACGTGTTGAACCGCTGA
- a CDS encoding DUF7523 family protein, translating to MSLAAQTRDAARARPFLYDALRAGVVNYTAAARTLDVDGDTEAVATALRRFAEELDDYDPPSGDARVSMRSGLGPADGDPLVTVGDRSLAAGGGSLTGIVATGDVSPRLLGDVLGRLRATDIEVEVAAADRDSLIVAVGRRDGPDALRVVEAVVS from the coding sequence ATGTCACTCGCAGCTCAGACACGTGACGCAGCCAGGGCGCGGCCGTTCCTCTACGACGCGCTCCGGGCGGGTGTGGTCAACTACACCGCCGCCGCGCGAACCCTCGACGTCGACGGCGACACGGAGGCCGTCGCGACGGCGCTTCGCCGCTTCGCCGAGGAGTTGGACGACTACGACCCTCCGTCCGGGGACGCCCGTGTCTCCATGCGGAGCGGACTCGGCCCGGCCGACGGCGACCCGCTCGTGACGGTCGGCGACCGGTCGCTGGCTGCTGGCGGTGGCTCGCTCACCGGCATCGTCGCCACGGGCGATGTCTCCCCCCGGCTGTTGGGCGACGTACTCGGCCGTCTCCGGGCGACCGATATCGAGGTCGAGGTGGCGGCTGCCGACAGGGACTCCTTGATCGTCGCCGTCGGGCGGCGGGACGGCCCGGACGCACTCAGAGTGGTCGAAGCGGTCGTGAGCTAA
- a CDS encoding DR2241 family protein, with protein sequence MDDTRVEAFADAAADGVDFDGIEAQVEGDSYTLSTADGTTAEGSVAALADVDPAVERYVTNWYFWHATAPQAEPRWAFLRWLEGADEHAVPERYDRLDGGVTTTWGELAVTVELDADGDRVYDLRHEADRGVDADDLDRYDDPVAARELAKHDERDRYRPLKTAPTLQTGWVFPELDPAALVETVHAFYPATVQNWYRERQGDLDVTHWHETTQRQTGIYGVVKTWDRGEGYEHVNWVAEACCDDSQCLKRREWEYDGETDLDVDGGDGEFPCREPCSVVITAARQWTKIESEQPRTYEFELTPSEKEQVEEIVDAVADGRVDDIREADIYDGANRYRARFLRAKLFDDEGNFDGVPTED encoded by the coding sequence ATGGACGACACCCGCGTCGAGGCGTTCGCCGACGCCGCCGCCGACGGCGTCGACTTCGACGGCATCGAGGCGCAGGTCGAGGGCGACAGCTACACGCTCTCGACGGCCGACGGGACCACTGCCGAGGGGTCGGTCGCGGCCCTCGCCGACGTGGACCCCGCCGTCGAGCGCTACGTGACGAACTGGTACTTCTGGCACGCGACGGCCCCACAAGCCGAACCGCGGTGGGCGTTTCTCCGGTGGCTCGAAGGCGCCGACGAGCACGCGGTCCCCGAGCGGTACGACCGCCTCGACGGCGGGGTGACGACCACCTGGGGGGAACTGGCCGTCACCGTCGAACTCGATGCGGACGGCGACCGCGTCTACGACCTGCGCCACGAGGCCGACCGCGGTGTCGACGCCGACGACCTGGACCGCTACGACGACCCTGTCGCCGCCCGCGAACTCGCGAAACACGACGAGCGGGACCGGTATCGGCCGCTCAAGACGGCCCCGACCCTACAGACGGGATGGGTGTTCCCCGAACTGGACCCCGCCGCGCTGGTCGAGACCGTCCACGCGTTCTACCCGGCGACCGTCCAGAACTGGTACCGGGAACGGCAGGGTGACCTCGACGTGACCCACTGGCACGAGACCACCCAGCGCCAGACCGGGATCTACGGCGTCGTCAAGACCTGGGACCGCGGCGAGGGGTACGAACACGTCAACTGGGTCGCCGAGGCCTGCTGTGACGACTCCCAGTGTCTCAAGCGCCGCGAGTGGGAGTACGACGGGGAGACCGACCTCGACGTCGACGGGGGCGACGGCGAGTTCCCCTGCCGGGAACCGTGCTCGGTCGTCATCACGGCCGCCCGCCAGTGGACGAAGATCGAGTCCGAACAGCCCCGGACCTACGAGTTCGAGTTGACGCCCAGCGAGAAAGAGCAGGTCGAGGAGATCGTCGACGCCGTCGCCGACGGCCGGGTCGACGACATCCGCGAGGCCGACATCTACGACGGGGCGAACCGGTACCGAGCCAGGTTCCTTCGTGCGAAGCTGTTCGACGACGAAGGTAACTTCGACGGCGTCCCGACCGAGGACTAA
- a CDS encoding type IV pilin: protein MYDIDKQTAVNRGRTGRASAPVLGNLLLVVVVIVFAAGLSMFAFDIGESLDGSEPTASVTITTATEPSRSADCHPTMETTLLRISHEAGSTVPTDELRLTGATPTGGGLALTDRCTGLGSQLSAGDSFTVAALADDSVELRWQKAGTNVTLAEWSG from the coding sequence ATGTACGACATCGACAAACAGACTGCCGTGAACCGTGGGAGAACCGGGAGAGCGTCCGCGCCAGTACTGGGAAACCTGCTGCTCGTCGTGGTCGTGATCGTCTTCGCCGCCGGGCTTTCGATGTTCGCCTTCGACATCGGGGAGTCGCTCGACGGCAGCGAGCCGACCGCGTCGGTGACGATCACCACGGCGACAGAGCCCAGTCGGAGTGCGGACTGTCACCCGACGATGGAGACGACGTTGTTGCGGATCAGCCACGAGGCCGGGAGCACCGTCCCGACCGACGAACTCCGCCTGACCGGCGCGACGCCAACCGGTGGGGGCCTCGCGTTGACCGACCGTTGTACGGGACTGGGGAGCCAGTTGAGCGCGGGGGACTCGTTCACCGTCGCCGCGCTGGCCGACGACAGCGTCGAACTCCGGTGGCAAAAGGCGGGGACGAACGTCACACTGGCCGAGTGGTCGGGTTAG